From a single Lates calcarifer isolate ASB-BC8 linkage group LG12, TLL_Latcal_v3, whole genome shotgun sequence genomic region:
- the LOC108873554 gene encoding pre-miRNA 5'-monophosphate methyltransferase: MAACQINSDSVEEINDPGAAPYGNFINYYTFNPPENRLSLIPATLLQDLGYSDGHQTTLILDVGCNSGDLSVAFYRHLVQEPVCGGESDRFKVHLLGFDLDEALIQRAQQTNPLPSSISFIPLDITTDADRLQDYLNQHGCSRFHLCLCLAVTMWVHLNHGDSGLLQLLSRLASISQYLLLEAQPWKCYRSAARRLRKLGRSDFDHFKTLKIRGDIAEHARMHLERDCGMELMQSFGSTTWDRKLLLFRRR, from the exons ATGGCAGCATGTCAGATAAACAGCGATTCCGTTGAGGAAATAAATGATCCAGGAGCCGCTCCTTACGGCAACTTTATAAACTATTACACCTTTAATCCTCCGGAGAACCGCTTGAGTCTGATTCCAGCCACGCTCCTTCAGGATTTAGGTTACAGCGACGGCCACCAGACCACTCTGATCCTGGACGTGGGATGTAATTCAGGG GACCTGAGTGTAGCCTTTTATAGGCACCTGGTGCAGGAGCCTGTGTGCGGAGGAGAGTCAGACAGGTTCAAAGTTCATCTCCTGGGCTTCGATCTGGACGAGGCTCTCATTCAGAGGGCTCAGCAGACCAACCCTCTGCCCAGCAGCATCTCCTTCATCCCCCTGGACATCACTACAGATGCTGACCGGCTTCAGGATTACCTCAACCAGCACGGCTGCTCCCGCTTCcacctgtgtttgtgcctgGCTGTCACCATGTGGGTCCATTTAAACCACGGAGACTCTGGCCTGCTGCAGCTACTCTCTCGCCTGGCCTCCATTAGCCAGTACCTCCTGTTGGAGGCCCAGCCCTGGAAGTGTTACCGCTCTGCGGCCCGCCGGCTGAGGAAACTTGGCCGCTCAGACTTTGACCACTTCAAGACACTGAAGATTCGCGGGGACATAGCAGAGCACGCCAGGATGCACCTGGAGAGAGACTGTGGCATGGAGCTCATGCAGAGCTTTGGCAGCACCACGTGGGACCGAAAACTGCTGCTCTTCAGAAGGAGATGA